From Halosolutus amylolyticus, a single genomic window includes:
- a CDS encoding 2-amino-3,7-dideoxy-D-threo-hept-6-ulosonate synthase encodes MTTSTGIDARLDRISTDGSYMIIPMDHGLTMGAVTGLKDIESTIDGVTRGGADAVLTQKGIAPRVHDNKNGKGYIVHLNGSTTIGPDEQDKRLTGTVEEAIRVGADAVSFHINVGSNYEPDQLTQLAEVTETADRFGMPVLAMAYARGPGVDSTDPEALGHAVRLAEEVGADIVKTGYSGDAESFQHVVESTRLPVVIAGGSKGTDRETVEMVRGVMDAGGAGISMGRSIFQHEDPEAIATAVSGVIHDDLSTDEALSTAGLAIEA; translated from the coding sequence ATGACCACATCGACCGGAATCGACGCACGACTCGATCGTATCAGCACAGACGGATCGTACATGATCATCCCCATGGATCACGGGCTCACGATGGGCGCCGTAACGGGGCTCAAGGACATCGAATCGACGATCGACGGCGTCACCCGCGGCGGTGCCGACGCCGTCCTCACGCAGAAAGGAATCGCGCCCCGCGTCCACGACAACAAGAACGGGAAGGGCTACATCGTCCACCTCAACGGCTCGACGACGATCGGCCCCGACGAGCAGGACAAGCGCCTGACCGGGACCGTCGAGGAGGCGATCCGGGTCGGCGCAGACGCCGTCTCATTCCACATCAACGTCGGCTCGAACTACGAACCCGACCAGCTCACCCAGCTCGCCGAAGTCACGGAGACGGCCGACCGGTTCGGGATGCCGGTGCTGGCGATGGCCTACGCCCGCGGCCCGGGCGTCGACTCGACCGATCCCGAGGCGCTGGGCCACGCGGTCCGCCTCGCCGAGGAAGTCGGCGCGGACATCGTCAAGACGGGCTACAGCGGCGACGCCGAGAGCTTCCAGCACGTCGTCGAGTCGACCCGCCTGCCGGTCGTCATCGCCGGGGGGTCGAAAGGGACCGATCGCGAGACCGTCGAGATGGTCCGCGGCGTGATGGACGCCGGCGGCGCGGGCATCTCCATGGGCCGATCGATCTTCCAGCACGAGGACCCCGAAGCGATCGCGACCGCGGTCTCGGGCGTCATCCACGACGATCTCTCGACCGACGAGGCGCTGTCGACGGCGGGACTGGCGATCGAGGCCTGA
- a CDS encoding amidase, which translates to MTLVQTTSARELASAIRSGDRSSLELVDRVLDRIAARDDLNAYVTVIEAKARERAREADRAAAAGEDLGPLHGVPVAIKDLRDRKAGVRNTMGLAALAENVAAEDSITVERLDAAGAVIVGTTNTPALAHTIKTENRLVGATPTPFDDERSAGGSSGGSAAAVAAGLATVATGSDIGGSLRVPASCCNVIGLKPSFGRVPVNARTDRFGTHTPFMIGGPIGRSAADVALAFDVLSGQDHRDPFAVPGGDDDVLAAIDRPTDDLSIAYSPDLDLQPVDPIVRETVGAAVDDLAAAGATVERVDVALPDYEDLRSAYYTQVGSYFAAVAAQIEERFGIDLERADVEPTLRSTIGLADDTSAIEERLANVPRTAAYDAIEAAVGDHDVLVTPTLTVPPYGKHLSDRYPTEIDGQSVDGIPTDAMLTWVFNLTGHPAASVPTGLTPDGVPIGCQVVGRRYAESDVLAVAAAIERERPWAGHYPDGYSSN; encoded by the coding sequence GTGACTCTCGTTCAGACGACGTCGGCACGGGAACTGGCGTCGGCCATCCGGAGCGGCGATCGGTCGTCGCTCGAACTCGTCGATCGCGTCCTCGATCGCATCGCGGCCCGTGACGACCTGAACGCCTACGTGACGGTGATCGAAGCGAAGGCCCGCGAACGAGCCCGCGAGGCCGATCGTGCCGCCGCGGCCGGCGAGGATCTCGGTCCGCTGCACGGCGTCCCGGTCGCGATCAAGGACCTGCGCGATCGCAAGGCGGGCGTCCGGAACACGATGGGACTCGCCGCGCTCGCCGAGAACGTCGCCGCCGAGGACTCGATCACCGTCGAACGGCTCGACGCCGCAGGTGCGGTGATCGTCGGGACGACCAATACGCCAGCGCTAGCCCACACGATCAAGACGGAGAATCGCCTCGTCGGTGCGACGCCGACACCGTTCGACGACGAGCGATCGGCCGGCGGCTCCTCCGGCGGATCCGCGGCGGCAGTCGCGGCCGGGCTCGCGACGGTCGCCACCGGGTCGGACATCGGCGGCTCCCTCCGGGTACCAGCGTCCTGCTGTAACGTAATCGGGCTGAAACCCAGCTTCGGGCGCGTGCCGGTCAACGCCCGGACCGACCGGTTCGGGACCCACACGCCGTTCATGATCGGCGGGCCGATCGGCCGCTCCGCCGCGGACGTCGCGCTCGCGTTCGACGTGCTCTCGGGGCAGGACCACCGCGACCCGTTCGCCGTCCCGGGCGGAGACGACGACGTCCTCGCGGCGATCGATCGGCCTACGGACGACCTCTCGATCGCGTACAGCCCGGACCTGGACCTCCAGCCCGTCGACCCGATCGTCCGTGAGACCGTCGGAGCGGCCGTCGACGACCTCGCGGCCGCGGGCGCAACGGTCGAGCGCGTCGACGTTGCGCTTCCCGACTACGAAGACCTCCGGAGTGCCTACTATACGCAAGTCGGGAGCTACTTCGCCGCGGTCGCCGCCCAGATCGAGGAGCGCTTCGGGATCGATCTCGAACGCGCCGACGTCGAACCCACGCTCCGATCGACGATCGGGCTGGCCGATGACACGAGCGCGATCGAGGAACGCCTCGCGAACGTCCCCCGGACCGCGGCCTACGACGCGATCGAGGCGGCGGTGGGCGATCACGACGTCCTCGTGACGCCCACGCTTACCGTTCCGCCGTACGGCAAGCACCTCAGCGATCGCTACCCGACGGAGATCGACGGCCAGTCCGTCGACGGGATCCCGACCGACGCGATGCTGACGTGGGTGTTCAACCTGACCGGTCACCCCGCCGCGTCGGTTCCCACCGGGCTGACCCCGGACGGGGTACCGATCGGCTGCCAGGTCGTCGGTCGCCGGTACGCCGAATCCGACGTTCTGGCCGTCGCCGCGGCGATCGAGCGCGAACGGCCCTGGGCCGGGCACTATCCGGACGGGTACAGTAGCAACTGA
- a CDS encoding poly-gamma-glutamate hydrolase family protein, giving the protein MPGSTFRTHTIERTETGELTELLYDDGANDEVLVCAAHGGRVEPGTAEQAVDLAARLPNASCWACLGYDEIRSEFDLWHPPSSAIAPDEYPLLGEIADRGFETVISLHGLGDDRVVVGGRIDEGSKGLVADRLARAVSHPVEAVDGGPYGGVSPNNFVNWLATGDRGGLQLEQSVRTRFEDADAVVAELVALVREGALYSSH; this is encoded by the coding sequence GTGCCGGGATCGACGTTCCGAACCCACACCATCGAGCGCACCGAGACCGGCGAACTCACGGAACTGCTGTACGACGACGGCGCGAACGACGAGGTGCTGGTCTGTGCGGCCCACGGCGGCCGCGTCGAGCCCGGGACGGCGGAACAGGCCGTCGACCTCGCCGCTCGGCTCCCGAACGCCAGTTGCTGGGCCTGTCTCGGCTACGACGAGATCCGCAGCGAGTTCGACCTGTGGCACCCGCCGTCGTCGGCCATCGCACCCGACGAGTACCCCCTGCTCGGGGAGATCGCCGATCGCGGCTTCGAGACGGTGATCAGTCTCCACGGGCTCGGCGACGATCGGGTGGTCGTCGGAGGCCGGATCGACGAGGGGAGCAAGGGACTGGTCGCCGATCGACTCGCCCGGGCCGTGTCGCACCCGGTCGAGGCCGTCGACGGCGGGCCATACGGCGGAGTCAGCCCTAACAACTTCGTCAACTGGCTCGCCACCGGCGATCGCGGGGGGCTCCAGCTCGAACAGAGCGTTCGGACGCGGTTCGAGGACGCCGACGCCGTCGTCGCCGAACTCGTCGCACTCGTCCGCGAGGGTGCCCTCTATAGTAGCCACTGA